Proteins co-encoded in one Pseudarthrobacter chlorophenolicus A6 genomic window:
- a CDS encoding glycosyl hydrolase family 65 protein has product MAAWACLRAADIVAIFQGEERAELAARLAIRAEEAAAWEQVGRAFFVPFHPDGVISQFAGYGQLDELDWDRYRETYNSIERLDLILEAEGDDTNRYKLAKQADVLMLPYLLGQEGLTGLLAELGYTFTAEQLNLTIEYYLGRTAHGSTLSRVAHASVLAALDADRAWDSFREALDADLDDTQHGTTRAGIHLGAMAGTVDVIQRSFAGLRLSGETIIFSPSMPTGLRSVAFHIRYRGHHLNIRLKGGHLHVESAAGDAAPISVRVNGRDTTLMPGQAGNFRLAAAADPALP; this is encoded by the coding sequence ATGGCTGCCTGGGCCTGCCTGCGGGCGGCGGACATCGTTGCCATTTTCCAGGGCGAAGAGCGGGCTGAACTGGCAGCCCGGCTGGCCATCCGCGCCGAAGAAGCCGCCGCCTGGGAACAGGTGGGCCGGGCGTTCTTCGTGCCGTTCCATCCCGACGGCGTCATCAGCCAGTTCGCCGGCTACGGGCAGCTCGACGAACTGGACTGGGACCGCTACCGGGAAACCTATAACAGCATCGAGCGGCTGGACCTCATCCTGGAAGCCGAGGGCGATGACACCAACCGGTACAAGCTCGCCAAGCAGGCCGATGTCCTCATGCTTCCCTACCTCCTCGGCCAGGAAGGGCTGACCGGGCTCCTGGCCGAGCTGGGGTACACGTTCACCGCGGAGCAGCTGAACCTGACCATCGAGTACTACCTTGGCCGCACAGCCCACGGCTCCACCCTGAGCCGCGTCGCCCATGCCTCAGTCCTCGCCGCACTCGACGCTGACCGGGCCTGGGACAGTTTCCGTGAAGCGCTCGACGCCGACCTGGACGACACCCAGCACGGCACCACCCGGGCGGGAATCCACCTGGGCGCCATGGCCGGGACCGTGGATGTCATCCAGCGCAGCTTCGCCGGGCTCAGGCTGAGCGGGGAAACCATCATTTTCTCGCCCAGCATGCCCACGGGACTGCGGAGCGTCGCCTTCCACATCCGGTACAGGGGCCACCACCTGAACATCAGGCTCAAGGGCGGGCATCTTCATGTCGAGTCTGCAGCCGGGGACGCTGCACCGATCAGCGTGCGGGTCAACGGCAGGGACACAACCCTGATGCCGGGCCAGGCCGGCAACTTCCGGCTCGCGGCCGCCGCCGATCCGGCCCTGCCATGA
- a CDS encoding beta-phosphoglucomutase family hydrolase: MTGSPTAAAARPPFDAVIFDLDGVITNTALLHQAAWKETFDRIFQDPRIPATADRTPMSPADYRTFIDGLPREEGVMKFLAARGVAVDRGTDHDQSGAWTAYGLGALKNRLFLEHLRRDGVKSYPGTMQLLHRLADAGVPTGVVTSSRNASFVLDAAGIADLFSVILDGTAAANLGLRGKPSPDVFLAAAFRLGVPPSHAVVIEDSVAGVQAARRGGFGLVVGIDRSGTRRGLEAAGAGAVLNDVGELDLGLVLGDPWHLVFEGFDADHEGHREALTTLGNGYLAVRGAAAEGGPASYAGMYLAGVYNRAEAEAGGETVVEEHLVNAPDCLPLDLRLEGGRWWSAGGMTLLHERRSLDLRRAVLERRLLLQTTDGKRLEVVQTRFASMAEPHLLVLDMQVTALGWSGAVEVRSGVDAGVRNANIPGPAAGPGVHLADRTGERTALDDEPGDVPDDGITVVEAETTQSLVRIAVAFRTRGPGIAAGGAAGRDGALHYRAFRMALADGNPSTITKTVAVVTSRDRAISSPASAARWVLRRAGDDPGGLLAAHLDAWRRELAPYLVEMDAPGQVRLVLNLHIFHVLQTLTRHTAELDAGVTARGLHGEGYRGHVFWDELFVLPLVTLRTPDVARALIDYRWRRLPAARHAAALAGCSGAKFPWQSGSDGTEETPTWLYNDRSGRWVRDYSHLQLHAGLAVAFNAWQYYQATNDKPWLLRRGAELVIDVARFFASRAEFSQDTSRYHLRGVVGPDEYHTRYPGNRAGPG; encoded by the coding sequence TACCGGACATTCATCGACGGGCTGCCCCGCGAGGAGGGCGTCATGAAGTTCCTGGCCGCCAGGGGAGTGGCGGTGGACCGGGGAACGGACCACGACCAGTCCGGCGCCTGGACGGCCTACGGACTCGGGGCCCTGAAAAACCGGCTGTTCCTCGAACACCTGCGCAGGGACGGCGTCAAAAGCTATCCGGGCACCATGCAGCTGCTGCACCGGCTGGCTGACGCCGGGGTGCCCACTGGCGTGGTGACCTCCAGCCGCAACGCGTCCTTCGTCCTGGATGCGGCCGGCATCGCGGACCTCTTCAGCGTCATCCTCGACGGAACAGCGGCCGCCAACCTGGGGCTGCGGGGCAAACCTTCGCCCGATGTCTTCCTGGCCGCTGCGTTCAGGCTGGGCGTGCCACCGTCCCACGCCGTGGTCATTGAGGACTCGGTGGCCGGCGTCCAGGCCGCGCGGCGCGGCGGATTCGGGCTGGTGGTAGGCATTGACCGCAGCGGCACCCGGCGTGGACTCGAAGCGGCAGGCGCCGGCGCGGTCCTGAACGACGTGGGGGAACTGGACCTGGGACTGGTGCTGGGCGATCCCTGGCACCTGGTCTTCGAAGGATTCGACGCCGACCACGAGGGCCACCGCGAAGCGCTTACCACCCTGGGCAACGGCTACCTGGCCGTCCGGGGCGCAGCGGCGGAAGGTGGCCCGGCCAGCTACGCCGGCATGTACCTTGCCGGCGTCTACAACAGGGCCGAAGCCGAAGCAGGCGGAGAGACGGTAGTAGAGGAACACCTGGTCAACGCTCCGGACTGCCTTCCCCTCGACCTGAGGCTGGAAGGCGGCCGGTGGTGGTCCGCCGGCGGCATGACCCTCCTGCACGAGCGGCGCTCGCTGGATCTGCGCAGGGCGGTGCTGGAGCGGCGCCTGCTGCTCCAAACCACCGATGGTAAACGGCTGGAGGTGGTCCAGACCCGCTTCGCGTCCATGGCCGAGCCGCACCTGCTGGTGCTGGACATGCAGGTGACGGCGCTGGGCTGGAGCGGCGCGGTGGAGGTGCGCAGCGGAGTGGACGCCGGGGTCCGGAACGCCAACATCCCCGGCCCGGCGGCCGGTCCCGGGGTCCACCTGGCGGATCGCACCGGCGAGCGCACCGCCTTGGACGACGAACCCGGTGACGTCCCGGACGACGGGATCACCGTCGTCGAGGCGGAAACGACGCAAAGCCTGGTGCGGATCGCCGTGGCTTTCCGCACCCGGGGACCCGGCATCGCGGCCGGGGGAGCCGCGGGCCGGGACGGGGCGCTCCACTACCGGGCCTTCCGGATGGCGCTCGCCGACGGGAATCCGTCAACAATCACCAAGACTGTCGCCGTTGTGACCTCCAGGGACCGCGCCATCTCGTCGCCGGCATCGGCAGCCCGGTGGGTGCTGCGCCGCGCGGGCGATGACCCGGGAGGGCTCTTGGCCGCCCACCTCGACGCGTGGCGCCGGGAGTTGGCGCCCTACCTGGTGGAGATGGACGCGCCGGGGCAGGTGCGGCTGGTCCTGAACCTCCACATCTTCCACGTCCTGCAGACCCTGACCCGCCATACGGCTGAACTGGACGCCGGCGTCACCGCCCGCGGGCTCCACGGCGAGGGGTACCGCGGCCATGTTTTCTGGGATGAGCTGTTCGTGCTGCCGCTGGTGACGCTGCGCACTCCGGACGTGGCACGCGCCCTCATCGACTACCGGTGGCGCCGGCTGCCGGCAGCCCGCCACGCCGCCGCCCTGGCGGGCTGCTCCGGAGCGAAGTTTCCCTGGCAGAGCGGAAGCGACGGGACCGAGGAAACGCCCACCTGGCTCTACAACGACCGCTCGGGCCGGTGGGTCCGGGACTACTCGCACCTGCAGCTTCACGCCGGCCTGGCGGTGGCTTTCAACGCCTGGCAGTACTACCAGGCCACCAACGACAAGCCGTGGCTGCTCCGGCGGGGTGCTGAACTGGTCATCGACGTTGCCCGGTTCTTCGCCTCCCGAGCCGAGTTCAGCCAGGACACCTCCCGCTACCACCTCAGGGGCGTGGTGGGGCCGGACGAATACCACACCCGGTACCCCGGAAACCGAGCCGGGCCTGGATGA